The following proteins are encoded in a genomic region of Sulfurovum indicum:
- a CDS encoding transposase yields the protein MGRSRYKVYEPTHPHFVTCTVLHWLPLFTRKESVQIVIDSLRFLQKKDHLKLYAYVIQSDDVEKSMKSFKQYTAKALLELLKKENAKTILEQFQFYKKAHHKATNYQVWEEGYQPKLIQTDAMMISKIAYIHQNPVKRGYVDEAVHWRYSSARDYKGIAGLIEVERFW from the coding sequence ATGGGAAGAAGCAGATACAAAGTATATGAACCGACGCATCCACATTTTGTGACATGTACAGTGCTTCATTGGTTGCCACTTTTTACACGCAAAGAGAGTGTACAAATCGTCATAGATTCTCTTCGGTTTTTACAAAAAAAAGATCACTTAAAACTCTATGCTTATGTAATACAAAGTGATGATGTCGAAAAAAGTATGAAATCGTTCAAACAATATACAGCAAAAGCACTTTTGGAGCTATTGAAAAAAGAGAATGCCAAAACTATTTTAGAGCAATTTCAGTTTTATAAAAAAGCACATCATAAAGCAACAAATTATCAAGTATGGGAAGAGGGATATCAGCCAAAACTGATACAGACAGATGCCATGATGATATCCAAGATAGCGTATATTCATCAAAATCCAGTCAAAAGGGGATATGTCGACGAAGCGGTACATTGGCGATATAGTTCTGCAAGGGATTATAAAGGCATAGCAGGGTTGATCGAAGTGGAAAGATTTTGGTAG
- a CDS encoding addiction module antidote protein, translating to MNKELIPFDLVEYLDNEEAMAEYLSQVLEDGDNDEFLRAIGYLAKAKGMAQIAKETGMGRESLYKAFRPNAKPRFDTVMKVLHALKLQLTAAPQLHQ from the coding sequence ATGAATAAAGAATTGATCCCTTTTGATCTAGTAGAATATTTGGACAATGAAGAAGCAATGGCAGAATATCTTTCCCAAGTACTCGAAGATGGAGATAATGATGAGTTTCTAAGAGCTATAGGGTATCTCGCCAAAGCCAAAGGCATGGCGCAAATTGCCAAAGAGACAGGCATGGGGAGAGAAAGCCTATATAAGGCGTTTCGTCCCAACGCCAAGCCACGCTTTGATACAGTCATGAAAGTACTTCATGCTTTGAAGCTCCAGTTGACAGCAGCACCACAGTTGCATCAATAG
- a CDS encoding type II toxin-antitoxin system RelE/ParE family toxin: MYEVKMTKTFSKWLSKLKDMKGRIAVARRIERMSHGNFGDVKSVGTSISELRITTGPGYRVYFAQKNGRIIILLVGGDKSTQTKDIEKAEALLKEYNDE; this comes from the coding sequence ATGTATGAAGTCAAAATGACAAAGACCTTTTCAAAGTGGTTGAGCAAACTCAAGGATATGAAAGGGCGTATCGCAGTAGCCCGTCGCATAGAGAGAATGAGTCACGGGAACTTTGGTGATGTCAAATCTGTTGGCACATCTATCTCCGAGCTCAGGATCACGACAGGTCCGGGATACAGAGTCTACTTTGCACAAAAAAATGGTCGGATTATCATTTTATTGGTAGGCGGAGACAAGTCTACCCAGACAAAAGATATAGAAAAAGCAGAAGCACTGCTAAAGGAGTACAACGATGAATAA